A stretch of the Papaver somniferum cultivar HN1 chromosome 6, ASM357369v1, whole genome shotgun sequence genome encodes the following:
- the LOC113291028 gene encoding uncharacterized protein LOC113291028 — protein sequence MVSDKKSLHPGFAVSNIKTLIPINLDIKQDEYSSWVFLFQLHLQAHNLLFLIDDSIPPPDLDASTILQLDALCRQWMFSTMTKDLMLTVLRTGNTAKELWDHVKRLFQDNKGSHAANLESKFVNLKFFDCNNVDDYCDKLHALSNRLSDLDFPMDEKRLVIQLVNGLPKEYNTVVSFIQQLMPSFDTARSQLRTEDIRRENLSNSGSHTALAAANSRRPPPPAPSSPRSSATEQHRFSLGRQAPLLPTPAGPRHPYPTTPTWASHWSTPPSPYPTTPGYHSTDPYWASQQHFVGRGRGRSRSTITARSPQAYITPTMECLHPSDISEEYNSMIIRTPDDDFYMDTGATSHITSDPGLELEEDYSTM from the exons ATGGTAAGCGATAAAAAATCCTTACATCCGGGTTTTGCCGTCTCTAACATCAAAACTTTGATCCCTATTAATCTAGATATCAAACAGGACGAATATTCTTCATGGGTTTTCCtgtttcaacttcatcttcaagcaCACAACCTACTTTTTCTTATTGATGATTCTATTCCACCACCGGATCTTGACGCTTCCACCATACTACAACTTGATGCCCTCTGTCGtcaatggatgttctccaccatgaCCAAAGATTTGATGCTTACCGTTCTCAGAACTGGAAACACTGCCAAAGAGTTATGGGATCATGTTAAACGCCTCTTCCAAGACAACAAAGGAAGCCATGCCGCCAATCTCGAAAGTAAGTTCGTAAATCTAAAGTTTTTTGATTGTAACAATGTTGATGATTATTGTGATAAACTACATGCACTTTCAAATCGATTAAGTGACCTCGATTTTCCAATGGATGAGAAACGTTTGGTTATTCAACTTGTCAATGGACTTCCGAAGGAATACAACACTGTTGTCTCCTTCATTCAACAATTGATGCCATCCTTTGACACTGCTCGATCTCAACTACGTACTGAGGATATTCGACGTGAAAATCTATCAAATTCCGGCTCCCACACTGCCCTTGCAGCCGCCAACAGCCGCCGTCCTCCACCTCCTGCACCTTCTTCTCCCCGTTCGTCAGCTACTGAACAACACAGATTTTCGCTGGGCCGACAAGCGCCTCTCCTGCCAACTCCAGCAGGCCCACGGCATCCCTACCCAACAACACCTACCTGGGCTTCTCACTGGTCGACTCCCCCAAGCCCATATCCTACGACTCCAGGCTACCACTCAACGGATCCGTACTGGGCTTCTCAACAACATTTCGTTGGACGTGGGCGTGGCCGTAGTCGAAGCACTATAACAGCCCGTTCACCACAAGCGTACATCACTCCCACCATGGAATGCCTTCACCCATCGGACATTTCCGAAGAATATAACTCCATGATCATTCGAACACCTGATGATGACTTCTATATGGACACTGGCGCAACCTCACACATCACCTCGGATCCAG gacttGAGCTCGAGGAAGACTATTCTACGATGTGA